From Achromobacter spanius, a single genomic window includes:
- a CDS encoding succinylglutamate desuccinylase/aspartoacylase domain-containing protein codes for MTTPVFEPDTAPLEVLPRDLSAYREGNTGIPYVHRFESGKPGPHVLINAITHGNEICGMVAATHLLDTGVRPKIGTLTVSFAHVEAYEAFDIDRPYDNRQLVHNLNRIWSAAMLDGSEDSPELRRAREMRPILDAADFVLDIHSTRAPVQPFWVYNEMDRNTVLAAAVGSPQVHLVMPQDKFPGTGVMGYGHHGDPLSNSGGALVVECGQHFARSAAELATDVTLRFLAHLGLIDTPAGTPPPPTPQRYRLLEVHMVKSEDFTFTRPVIGFETFDKGELIAMNGTEEIRSPCDACTIFMPTRMPIVGREAVYLTQAI; via the coding sequence ATGACCACACCTGTCTTCGAACCCGATACCGCTCCGCTGGAAGTCCTGCCGCGTGACCTGTCCGCCTACCGCGAAGGCAACACCGGCATTCCCTACGTGCACCGCTTCGAATCCGGCAAGCCCGGGCCGCACGTGCTCATCAACGCCATCACGCACGGCAACGAGATCTGTGGCATGGTCGCTGCCACCCATCTGCTGGACACAGGCGTGCGCCCGAAGATCGGCACGCTGACGGTCAGCTTTGCCCACGTCGAGGCCTACGAGGCCTTCGACATCGACCGGCCTTACGACAACCGCCAGCTCGTCCACAACCTGAACCGCATCTGGTCCGCCGCCATGCTCGACGGCTCTGAAGACAGCCCCGAACTGCGCCGCGCCCGCGAAATGCGCCCCATCCTGGACGCTGCGGACTTCGTGCTGGACATCCATTCCACGCGCGCGCCGGTGCAACCGTTCTGGGTCTACAACGAGATGGACCGCAACACCGTGCTGGCAGCGGCCGTCGGCTCGCCGCAGGTCCATCTGGTCATGCCGCAAGACAAATTCCCGGGCACCGGCGTCATGGGCTATGGACATCACGGTGATCCGCTGTCCAACAGCGGCGGCGCGCTCGTTGTTGAATGCGGCCAGCATTTCGCCCGCTCCGCCGCCGAACTCGCCACCGACGTCACCCTGCGCTTTCTGGCGCATCTGGGATTGATCGACACGCCGGCCGGCACGCCGCCCCCGCCCACACCGCAACGCTACCGCCTGCTCGAAGTCCACATGGTGAAGTCCGAAGACTTCACCTTCACGCGGCCCGTCATCGGCTTCGAAACCTTTGACAAGGGCGAGTTGATCGCAATGAACGGCACCGAAGAAATCCGCTCCCCGTGCGATGCGTGCACGATCTTCATGCCCACGCGCATGCCGATCGTCGGCCGCGAAGCCGTGTATCTGACGCAGGCGATTTGA
- a CDS encoding YSC84-related protein, with the protein MFDTFPVLRRTGMAIAIGAAGLVFAGCTTTTPSKSPAASTSEQRQSMNSAANATLAKLYEAAPQSKDLVARAKGVLVFPDVLSGSFIVGAEHGKGVLRVGGQNAGYYSTTAGSIGFQAGAQSKAMVLLFMTDDALNKFRNSSGWTVGADATVAVVNIGANGRIDTNTAQQPVVGFVMNNGGLMAGVSLAGTKISKLDR; encoded by the coding sequence ATGTTCGACACTTTTCCTGTTCTCCGCCGCACCGGCATGGCCATCGCCATTGGCGCCGCCGGCCTGGTGTTTGCGGGCTGCACCACGACCACGCCTAGCAAGTCGCCGGCCGCCTCGACGTCCGAACAACGGCAGTCGATGAACAGCGCAGCCAACGCCACGCTCGCCAAGCTGTACGAAGCCGCTCCCCAATCCAAGGACCTCGTGGCGCGCGCCAAGGGCGTGCTGGTATTTCCGGACGTGCTGAGCGGCAGCTTCATCGTGGGCGCCGAACACGGCAAGGGCGTGCTGCGCGTGGGCGGCCAGAATGCGGGCTACTACAGCACGACGGCGGGCTCGATCGGCTTCCAGGCCGGCGCGCAGTCGAAGGCCATGGTCCTGCTCTTCATGACGGATGACGCCTTGAACAAGTTCCGCAACAGCAGCGGCTGGACCGTGGGTGCGGACGCGACGGTGGCGGTGGTCAACATCGGCGCCAATGGCCGCATCGACACCAACACGGCCCAGCAGCCGGTGGTGGGTTTCGTGATGAACAACGGTGGCCTGATGGCCGGCGTGTCGCTCGCGGGCACGAAGATCTCGAAGCTCGACCGCTGA
- a CDS encoding CrpP-related protein: MDDPVHRAGQEAARYGVPLSACPLMKEANMPGHTGESLPTWRARLALWEAGWHEETEARLAELQRRRLLQQSFD, from the coding sequence ATGGATGACCCCGTCCACAGAGCCGGCCAGGAAGCCGCCAGATATGGCGTGCCGCTTTCTGCTTGCCCCCTCATGAAAGAAGCAAACATGCCCGGCCATACCGGCGAATCGCTGCCAACATGGCGCGCCCGATTGGCCCTATGGGAAGCCGGCTGGCACGAAGAAACCGAAGCGCGCCTCGCTGAACTGCAACGCCGCCGGTTACTGCAACAATCGTTTGATTGA
- a CDS encoding GNAT family acetyltransferase: MSHQDLVIRPFHPSDETALIALWQACGLTRPWNDPRKDIARKLTVQSELFLVGVLDGEIVATLMGGYDGHRGWINYLAVSPAYRRHRFATALMRAVERKLLEMGCPKINLLIRSDNVAVKRFYDSLGFQEDAVVSMGKRLIPDL, from the coding sequence ATGTCTCATCAAGACCTCGTCATCCGGCCTTTTCATCCATCCGACGAGACGGCGCTTATCGCGCTGTGGCAAGCCTGCGGGCTGACGCGTCCGTGGAACGATCCGCGCAAGGACATTGCGCGCAAGTTGACGGTGCAATCCGAACTGTTTCTGGTAGGCGTGCTGGACGGCGAAATCGTGGCAACGTTGATGGGGGGCTACGACGGTCACCGCGGCTGGATCAATTACCTGGCCGTTTCGCCCGCATATCGGCGGCATCGTTTCGCCACGGCGCTGATGCGCGCCGTTGAGCGCAAGCTGCTGGAGATGGGGTGTCCGAAGATCAATCTGCTGATCCGTTCCGACAACGTCGCGGTGAAGCGCTTCTACGACAGCCTGGGGTTTCAGGAGGACGCGGTCGTCAGCATGGGCAAGCGCTTGATACCGGATCTTTGA
- a CDS encoding CrpP-related protein, which yields MQREDIQKLGAQAARDGLTLWDCPYYRAAAMPGHTGESISQWRGKVEAWEAGWMEATGGGQAPPGSRTRYVPRAMSRLVI from the coding sequence ATGCAACGCGAAGACATCCAAAAGCTGGGCGCCCAAGCGGCCCGCGACGGATTGACTTTGTGGGACTGCCCCTACTATCGGGCGGCCGCCATGCCGGGCCACACCGGCGAATCGATCTCGCAATGGCGCGGCAAGGTCGAGGCTTGGGAAGCCGGATGGATGGAAGCCACCGGCGGCGGCCAGGCCCCGCCAGGAAGCCGTACCCGCTACGTGCCGCGCGCCATGTCGCGGCTGGTCATTTGA
- a CDS encoding PhzF family phenazine biosynthesis protein, with amino-acid sequence MRYRYVTADVFTGHAYQGNPLAVVLDAQGLDNWQMQRIAREFNYSETSFVMPAEDRSHTARVRIFTPDREVPFAGHPNVGTAVVLAREQIAAGLPVPQAFVFEEEAGLVRIALAYGEHGLQGAELRAPQPLSRGSEAPVDAVASALRLDAADIDVSTHAPMVASVGLPFLVVQLVNRGALRRAVPDSGGYAALMPQLGAKSIYVYTTDTAGEAMDAPTDLQARMLTGRMTEDPATGSATAAVTALRASLAGKGVLRLRVGQGVDMGRASLLLAHAEPREDGVWASVAGQAVVVMEGTLPAPQAT; translated from the coding sequence ATGCGCTACCGTTACGTCACCGCCGATGTGTTCACCGGCCATGCCTATCAAGGCAATCCGCTGGCTGTTGTGTTGGATGCGCAGGGTCTGGACAACTGGCAGATGCAGCGGATCGCGCGCGAATTCAATTATTCGGAAACCAGTTTCGTCATGCCGGCCGAGGACCGGTCCCATACGGCGCGCGTGCGCATCTTTACGCCGGACCGCGAGGTGCCGTTTGCCGGTCACCCGAATGTCGGCACTGCGGTCGTGCTGGCGCGCGAACAGATCGCGGCGGGGCTGCCAGTGCCGCAGGCCTTCGTGTTTGAAGAAGAAGCCGGCCTGGTGCGGATTGCGTTGGCGTATGGCGAACACGGGCTGCAGGGCGCGGAGTTGCGCGCGCCGCAGCCGCTGTCGCGCGGCAGCGAGGCGCCGGTGGATGCGGTGGCAAGCGCGCTGCGGCTGGACGCCGCGGACATTGACGTGTCGACGCACGCACCGATGGTGGCGTCGGTGGGCCTGCCGTTTCTGGTGGTGCAGCTTGTCAACCGCGGCGCGTTGCGGCGCGCGGTGCCGGACTCGGGCGGTTATGCGGCCCTGATGCCGCAGCTTGGCGCAAAGTCGATCTATGTCTACACCACCGACACGGCGGGCGAGGCGATGGACGCGCCCACCGATCTGCAGGCGCGCATGCTCACGGGCCGGATGACCGAGGATCCCGCCACGGGTAGCGCGACGGCCGCGGTCACGGCGCTGCGCGCATCGCTCGCGGGCAAGGGCGTCTTGCGGCTACGGGTGGGGCAGGGCGTGGACATGGGACGCGCAAGCTTGTTGCTGGCGCATGCCGAGCCGCGCGAGGACGGCGTATGGGCGAGCGTGGCGGGGCAGGCCGTGGTGGTGATGGAAGGCACGCTGCCCGCACCGCAGGCAACGTGA